A region from the Pelobates fuscus isolate aPelFus1 chromosome 1, aPelFus1.pri, whole genome shotgun sequence genome encodes:
- the DUSP14 gene encoding dual specificity protein phosphatase 14, producing the protein MTSRSHSYLHRALLTPRWVSDGALSGIAEITSFLYLGRGSVASNRTLLLAKGITCIINATIEIPNFNWPQFEYVKVPLSDMPHAPISLYFDSVADKIHSIARKHGATLVHCAAGVSRSASLCIAYLMKYHKVSLLEAYNWVKTRRPVIRPNIGFWRQLIEYERKLFGRCSVKMVHTPYGVIPDVYVKERRNLMPYWRI; encoded by the coding sequence ATGACATCACGGAGTCATAGCTATTTGCACCGTGCTCTCCTTACACCCCGATGGGTATCTGATGGGGCCCTCAGTGGAATAGCAGAAATCACCTCCTTCCTTTACCTTGGTCGCGGCAGTGTGGCATCAAATAGGACTCTCCTTTTGGCCAAAGGCATCACCTGCATTATCAATGCTACAATCGAAATCCCAAATTTCAACTGGCCTCAATTTGAATATGTGAAAGTTCCTCTGTCAGACATGCCCCATGCTCCTATATCCTTATATTTTGACAGTGTGGCCGATAAGATACACAGCATAGCTAGAAAACATGGTGCCACCTTGGTGCACTGCGCAGCAGGCGTTAGCCGATCGGCATCTCTCTGCATCGCCTACTTGATGAAGTATCACAAGGTGTCCCTTTTAGAGGCTTACAACTGGGTCAAAACAAGACGACCTGTAATAAGACCCAACATTGGATTCTGGAGACAACTGATTGAGTATGAACGGAAACTGTTTGGAAGATGCTCAGTGAAGATGGTGCACACACCATATGGTGTCATTCCAGATGTATATGTAAAAGAGAGGAGGAATCTGATGCCTTACTGGAGAATTTAA